One window of the Wolbachia endosymbiont of Ctenocephalides felis wCfeJ genome contains the following:
- a CDS encoding N-acetylmuramoyl-L-alanine amidase — protein MKLIVKKCLSILFVSALLLLVIFPAPLISEQQSHLNSIEDDFQDLQKNLPSLKNLLFLDPAPNSHYDDRGDKKVLMVVVHHTESPTLKSTKCALNSSGISVQLIVDRDGSVTLMVPLEKRAWHAGISYAKVQIDDMVKELQKLNDYSIGIEIVNTGLEPFSEEQMRSVKDLILYLMERFKIRKDMIFGHAEIGTIVYNPAIVGYVMRKPDPHKLFDWELLEKNGIGLHIGDRINSQDAEQKVNEILYKMGDKGEDILKLKKRLNNFLYKIEPGINKEGSIIFPENGVDYSDEFDESFAWVISQFSMRHLPKEIRKELLLKLEWEDILPELLSEYGKCIFKRFKFLSDKIESSLQPPFLNEADYKCLLSFLAQYENNVSSNAFAMLMYKIKLYYDSYLRYNIRSSLYMPFKLNVFVKLDTLKNEISFLKSLSPEKAIEVSSLIDEFRSEVLSDFQDFEKQWFQEFKDTWKQEFIPNMEKQMYWTALHETILEYLEKAKEEVLKTNLAT, from the coding sequence ATGAAGCTTATAGTAAAAAAATGTTTATCAATTTTGTTTGTCTCTGCACTTTTGTTGCTTGTTATCTTTCCAGCACCTCTTATATCTGAGCAGCAATCTCATTTAAATAGCATCGAGGACGATTTTCAGGATTTGCAAAAAAATCTGCCATCCTTAAAAAATCTACTGTTTTTGGATCCTGCACCGAATTCACATTATGATGATAGAGGTGACAAAAAAGTGTTGATGGTGGTAGTGCACCATACCGAATCTCCAACATTAAAAAGCACAAAATGCGCATTAAATTCTTCAGGGATATCAGTGCAGCTTATCGTCGATAGAGATGGCAGCGTTACTCTAATGGTTCCACTCGAAAAACGAGCATGGCACGCTGGCATAAGTTATGCAAAAGTTCAAATAGATGACATGGTTAAAGAGCTGCAAAAACTGAATGATTATTCTATAGGCATAGAGATTGTAAACACAGGGCTTGAGCCTTTTTCAGAAGAACAAATGAGGTCTGTTAAGGATCTAATTTTGTACCTTATGGAACGCTTTAAGATCAGAAAAGATATGATATTTGGTCATGCCGAGATAGGCACTATAGTGTACAATCCAGCCATTGTAGGTTACGTGATGCGTAAGCCTGATCCACATAAGCTGTTTGATTGGGAATTATTGGAAAAAAATGGCATTGGATTGCATATAGGTGATAGAATCAATTCTCAAGATGCAGAACAAAAAGTAAATGAAATTTTATATAAGATGGGTGATAAGGGTGAAGATATTTTGAAATTAAAGAAAAGATTAAATAACTTTCTCTATAAGATAGAGCCTGGGATTAATAAAGAAGGTAGTATAATTTTTCCTGAAAATGGCGTTGATTACTCAGATGAGTTTGATGAAAGTTTTGCGTGGGTCATTAGTCAATTTTCAATGCGCCATTTACCAAAAGAAATAAGGAAGGAATTGCTTTTAAAGCTGGAATGGGAAGATATTCTGCCTGAACTTTTAAGCGAGTATGGCAAGTGTATTTTCAAAAGATTCAAATTCTTGAGTGATAAAATTGAGTCAAGTTTACAACCACCATTTTTGAACGAAGCAGATTACAAGTGTTTGTTATCGTTTCTTGCGCAATACGAAAATAACGTTTCTTCTAATGCATTTGCTATGTTAATGTATAAGATCAAGCTGTATTATGATTCTTATCTAAGATATAATATAAGGTCTTCACTTTATATGCCATTTAAGCTTAATGTATTTGTAAAGTTAGATACCTTGAAGAATGAGATATCGTTTTTAAAGTCTCTAAGCCCAGAAAAGGCTATAGAAGTTTCGAGTTTAATTGACGAGTTTAGGTCAGAAGTTTTATCTGACTTCCAAGATTTTGAGAAGCAATGGTTTCAGGAATTTAAGGACACTTGGAAACAAGAATTTATACCCAATATGGAAAAACAAATGTATTGGACTGCGCTGCATGAAACTATATTGGAATATTTAGAAAAGGCAAAGGAAGAGGTTTTAAAAACCAACTTAGCTACTTGA
- a CDS encoding twin-arginine translocase TatA/TatE family subunit yields MSLGPWQLFLVLIIILVLFGAGRLPQVMGDLGKGIKNLKQELKDSEKLSSNEPDR; encoded by the coding sequence ATGAGTTTAGGACCATGGCAATTGTTTCTAGTCTTAATAATAATCTTAGTTCTGTTTGGTGCAGGTAGGTTACCACAAGTTATGGGTGATTTAGGAAAAGGCATTAAAAATCTTAAGCAAGAACTTAAGGATTCAGAGAAACTATCATCTAACGAACCAGATCGTTAG
- a CDS encoding heme lyase CcmF/NrfE family subunit → MSEFGNISLFVACLLSLTYLFLPFNSYRFITTTIFSCVSASMAVLVYCHVTDDFSLANVYYHSHTTKPLIYKICGVWGNKEGSMLLWTLVLAFYLFLMSIFIDNNSKLKKVSVITQGLICFCFLLFTLFESNPFTKMPSIETDGLGFNPILQDIGLAIHPPILYLGYLGFSVPFSLSIAGLIANAEGNVWAKAVRPWMLVSWSLLTLGISLGSWWAYRELGWGGFWFWDPVENVSLMPWLVAVALTHLLLVVRNFNVLRNFAILLTLTTFILSVTGTFLVRSGILASVHIFADDPKYGLYILALLGIITIGSLVIFVVFTRRNRPSLVSFQCLTLESRKKEAGNQATQVTEGRKFFSRFTMMLINNLLFITAFFVVFVGTLYPTVLEYLTGELISVGAPYYNSLFNPIALAILVLTIIGQYCRWQGNSLLPIFREYRFSFCSAAAILPFVLHMELMIVLSIAISIALLVFVLEAYSKRIRLFKAAFSESILLAKRVSKSYYAMMLAHAGVAILVLGIAYSVGWQEKKENYLKIGDSITVNKFRVTLRNIEFIKEKNFHAVRGTMDIRNLLNNKVIGEVAPEYRFYLVEGQKNVESNIYHNLFSDIYVVIGEIDKSKSKIATKVHYKPGVPVIWLGSFLIAFGSLLAALPFGRQTKVV, encoded by the coding sequence ATGTCTGAATTTGGGAATATATCGCTATTTGTAGCCTGCTTATTGTCTTTGACATATTTATTTCTACCGTTCAATTCTTATCGGTTTATCACCACTACTATATTTTCCTGCGTATCAGCGTCAATGGCTGTTTTGGTTTACTGTCACGTTACAGACGATTTCTCACTTGCAAACGTATATTACCACTCTCATACGACAAAGCCTTTGATTTATAAAATCTGTGGTGTTTGGGGAAATAAAGAAGGGTCTATGTTGCTCTGGACCTTAGTGCTTGCCTTTTACTTGTTTCTGATGAGCATTTTTATTGATAATAACAGTAAATTGAAGAAGGTATCCGTGATCACTCAAGGCTTGATTTGCTTTTGTTTTTTGTTGTTCACTTTATTTGAGTCTAATCCTTTTACTAAAATGCCAAGCATTGAGACAGATGGTCTAGGTTTTAACCCAATATTGCAAGACATAGGTCTTGCTATTCATCCGCCGATATTGTATTTGGGGTACCTCGGATTTAGTGTTCCTTTTTCGCTCTCTATAGCTGGACTCATTGCAAACGCTGAGGGAAATGTTTGGGCTAAAGCTGTTAGACCTTGGATGCTTGTTTCTTGGTCGCTGCTTACTTTGGGCATCAGCCTTGGTAGTTGGTGGGCATATCGTGAACTTGGTTGGGGTGGATTTTGGTTTTGGGATCCGGTGGAAAACGTTTCTTTAATGCCATGGTTAGTTGCAGTGGCGCTGACACATCTGCTACTTGTGGTACGAAATTTCAATGTTTTAAGAAACTTTGCCATTTTGCTCACGCTTACAACTTTTATATTGAGTGTAACTGGAACATTTTTAGTCCGCTCTGGAATACTTGCTTCAGTGCACATATTCGCTGATGATCCGAAGTATGGACTGTACATATTAGCTCTACTTGGTATAATTACGATCGGTAGCTTAGTAATATTTGTAGTATTTACAAGAAGAAATCGTCCATCTTTAGTGTCATTCCAGTGCTTGACACTGGAATCCAGAAAAAAAGAAGCAGGCAATCAAGCCACTCAGGTGACAGAGGGCAGAAAATTCTTCTCACGTTTTACAATGATGTTGATAAACAATTTATTATTCATCACTGCTTTTTTCGTCGTGTTCGTTGGCACTTTATACCCTACAGTGCTTGAATATTTAACCGGCGAACTTATTTCAGTTGGAGCACCGTATTATAATTCCTTGTTCAACCCCATTGCACTGGCTATTCTAGTCCTTACGATAATTGGACAATACTGCCGTTGGCAGGGGAATAGCCTGTTGCCAATATTCCGTGAATATAGATTCTCATTTTGTAGCGCTGCAGCTATTTTGCCGTTTGTCCTTCACATGGAGCTAATGATTGTTCTATCAATTGCCATCTCTATAGCACTATTAGTCTTTGTTTTAGAAGCGTACAGTAAAAGAATTCGCTTATTTAAGGCAGCATTTAGTGAATCAATTTTACTCGCAAAAAGAGTTTCCAAGTCTTACTATGCAATGATGCTGGCTCATGCTGGAGTGGCAATTTTGGTGCTTGGTATAGCCTATTCCGTTGGTTGGCAGGAAAAAAAGGAGAATTACCTAAAAATAGGGGATAGCATAACGGTCAATAAATTCAGAGTTACTTTGCGAAATATTGAATTTATAAAAGAGAAAAATTTCCATGCAGTGAGAGGAACAATGGATATCAGGAATTTGTTGAATAACAAGGTAATAGGAGAAGTGGCCCCTGAATACAGATTTTATCTTGTGGAAGGTCAAAAGAACGTTGAGAGCAATATTTATCACAATTTATTTTCTGATATTTATGTTGTAATTGGCGAGATTGACAAGAGTAAGAGCAAGATCGCCACTAAAGTGCACTATAAACCTGGAGTGCCTGTAATCTGGCTTGGATCCTTCCTCATCGCTTTTGGTTCGCTCCTTGCTGCTTTGCCTTTTGGTAGACAAACAAAGGTTGTCTAG
- the tsaD gene encoding tRNA (adenosine(37)-N6)-threonylcarbamoyltransferase complex transferase subunit TsaD, which yields MRTILAVETSCDETAAAIVNSDKQVLAHKILSQTEHKKRGGVIPEIASRAHMEHLGGIIKGAIEKSNLNFCDLDAIAATSGPGLIGGLIVGTMMAKAIAHAAQKPFIAVNHLEAHVLVIRLLYEVKFPFLVLLISGGHCQFLIAQNVGKYIKLGETLDDSLGEAFDKVAKMLGLSYPGGPLVERLAKKGDGTRFKLPRAMVKRSGCDFSFSGIKTAVRNLVQELKMSEQDVCDVCASFQECVSDILLDRVKNAVAMAASLNIKINDFVITGGVAANNFLREKLKKHINLNILSPPNHLCTDNAIMVGWAGIERLEKNYIDPLNFAPRPKWELVEPLTAKLGGE from the coding sequence ATGAGAACTATTTTAGCCGTTGAAACAAGCTGCGATGAAACTGCAGCAGCAATTGTGAATAGTGATAAGCAAGTCCTTGCCCACAAGATTCTTTCTCAAACAGAACACAAAAAACGCGGTGGTGTGATCCCTGAAATAGCATCACGTGCTCATATGGAACATTTGGGTGGTATAATAAAGGGTGCTATAGAAAAGTCTAACCTTAACTTTTGTGACCTAGATGCAATTGCAGCAACATCAGGACCAGGGCTCATAGGTGGATTAATAGTTGGCACGATGATGGCCAAAGCAATTGCTCATGCAGCACAAAAACCATTTATTGCAGTTAATCATTTGGAAGCGCATGTGCTAGTTATCAGGTTACTATATGAAGTCAAATTTCCGTTTTTAGTTTTGTTAATCTCGGGCGGTCACTGTCAATTTTTAATTGCACAGAATGTAGGTAAATACATTAAACTTGGAGAAACACTAGACGATTCGTTGGGTGAAGCATTTGATAAAGTAGCTAAGATGCTAGGTTTAAGCTATCCCGGAGGCCCATTAGTTGAAAGGTTGGCTAAAAAAGGTGATGGTACAAGATTTAAACTTCCAAGAGCAATGGTAAAACGTTCTGGGTGTGATTTTTCGTTTTCTGGAATCAAAACAGCGGTAAGAAACTTAGTGCAAGAACTTAAAATGAGCGAGCAAGATGTGTGTGATGTGTGTGCTTCGTTTCAAGAGTGTGTGAGCGATATACTACTCGATAGAGTCAAAAATGCGGTTGCTATGGCTGCATCTTTAAATATCAAGATCAATGATTTTGTTATTACTGGTGGAGTTGCAGCAAATAATTTTCTGAGAGAAAAATTAAAAAAACACATAAACTTGAACATCTTGTCCCCTCCTAATCACTTATGTACAGATAATGCAATAATGGTTGGATGGGCAGGGATTGAAAGATTGGAGAAAAACTACATAGATCCGCTCAATTTTGCGCCAAGGCCAAAGTGGGAATTGGTAGAACCTCTCACTGCTAAATTAGGAGGTGAATGA
- a CDS encoding exopolysaccharide biosynthesis protein, whose translation MQKSEKLTENKKLASDILKEVADTNDDKVTLFDIKAALQERGFGILIIIFSLPLSVPIPVPPGYTTILSIPLILFSLQLLFGFHSPWMPNWLERKSFQRSTLALVVEKTSPALKRIEKFMKPRMFFIFYGPGEKILAFIMLLCALSIAIPLPLTNFIPAIGTTLISLGIMSKDGLLSILGVLVSLCGLLLTLVVIVKGPQLILGAFSFLKSFVYG comes from the coding sequence GTGCAAAAAAGTGAAAAATTGACTGAAAATAAAAAATTAGCATCTGACATTTTAAAAGAAGTTGCAGATACTAATGACGATAAAGTGACATTGTTTGATATTAAAGCAGCTTTACAAGAGCGCGGTTTTGGTATTTTAATAATCATTTTCTCCTTGCCATTGTCGGTACCCATACCAGTTCCACCTGGTTATACAACCATACTTTCTATACCTTTAATTTTATTTTCACTGCAGCTTTTATTTGGTTTCCACTCTCCTTGGATGCCCAATTGGCTAGAAAGAAAATCTTTTCAACGCTCAACACTAGCTCTCGTGGTAGAAAAAACTTCACCTGCATTAAAAAGAATAGAGAAGTTCATGAAACCAAGAATGTTTTTCATTTTCTATGGACCTGGTGAAAAAATTCTAGCTTTTATAATGCTGCTCTGTGCATTATCGATAGCCATTCCGCTGCCCCTAACTAACTTCATTCCTGCAATTGGCACAACTCTCATTTCGCTTGGTATTATGAGTAAAGATGGACTTCTCTCTATATTGGGAGTCTTAGTATCATTGTGTGGGTTATTACTTACTCTTGTTGTAATAGTTAAAGGACCACAGCTCATACTCGGAGCATTTTCCTTTCTAAAAAGTTTTGTATATGGTTAG
- a CDS encoding type I secretion system permease/ATPase has translation MDITPSVKRELKQSILYTCLEKCKSAFWFIFWFSSGINLLMLFLPLYTSQVLDRVISSESVSTLVMLTIITLSAFACSAMLETCRYLAMAKIGDWIDKTATPDLIVRSIRLTSVQSSTSSGEALRDLGVIKNFITGNGIFSLFDTPWSLIYLVVIFMIHTSTGFIAIAGIIILISMAIWNELATKRILQETNEETIRNINAIDVATRNAEVVEAMGMSEFIVSDWCKRNDQNRMMQVKAQNRSNLITGITKFLRSTLQISVIGTGALLAITAHKTAGSIIAASILMGRVLAPFDAAVHTWKFLNQARMSYGRLQRLILTSPKREQTMALPEPEGRLEFDRVFFTPYGSNKPTVKGISFVIEPGDVVGVIGASASGKSTIAKLTVGVWKPISGVVRLDGADVYTWNRENFGNYVGYLPQDIELFNTSVKANIARMRPDPNPEEVIKAAKIAGIHELILSLPNGYDTTIGSFGVTLSGGQKQLLGLARAFYGNTKLLVLDEPNANLDSSGEACLINAINVARKQNTTTMVITHKLPLLSVVDKVVLMSDGVIYAMGPRDEILSKLVAPSSSATEGKRSSASG, from the coding sequence GTGGACATTACTCCGTCAGTAAAAAGAGAACTGAAGCAAAGTATACTATATACTTGTCTGGAAAAGTGCAAAAGTGCATTTTGGTTTATTTTCTGGTTTAGCTCAGGAATTAATTTATTAATGTTGTTCCTGCCACTTTATACCTCGCAAGTACTTGATCGGGTAATATCAAGCGAAAGCGTGTCGACGCTTGTTATGCTGACAATCATTACCTTATCTGCATTTGCATGTTCTGCAATGCTTGAAACTTGTCGATATTTAGCCATGGCGAAAATTGGTGACTGGATCGATAAAACTGCAACACCAGACCTAATAGTAAGATCAATTAGGCTAACATCAGTGCAGAGCTCAACTTCCAGTGGTGAAGCACTACGAGATCTTGGGGTAATAAAAAATTTCATTACCGGAAATGGTATATTTTCACTATTTGATACTCCATGGTCGTTAATTTACCTTGTTGTGATCTTTATGATACATACCTCTACAGGGTTTATAGCTATTGCTGGAATCATTATATTAATCTCTATGGCAATATGGAATGAGCTTGCCACTAAACGTATATTGCAAGAAACCAACGAAGAAACTATACGGAATATAAATGCCATAGATGTTGCAACAAGAAATGCAGAAGTGGTTGAAGCTATGGGTATGTCAGAATTTATAGTTTCTGATTGGTGTAAACGGAACGATCAGAATCGCATGATGCAAGTCAAGGCACAGAATCGTTCTAATCTAATTACTGGAATTACTAAGTTTTTACGCTCGACTCTACAAATATCGGTAATAGGGACGGGTGCATTACTGGCGATCACAGCTCATAAGACTGCCGGTAGTATCATTGCTGCTTCAATTTTAATGGGTAGAGTATTGGCTCCATTTGATGCAGCAGTTCATACTTGGAAATTTCTAAATCAGGCCAGAATGTCATATGGGAGACTGCAAAGACTAATATTAACGTCACCAAAAAGGGAGCAAACTATGGCTCTACCAGAACCTGAAGGAAGACTGGAGTTTGATCGGGTGTTTTTTACTCCTTATGGAAGCAATAAACCAACGGTAAAGGGTATATCGTTTGTAATAGAACCAGGAGATGTGGTTGGTGTTATTGGTGCAAGTGCTTCTGGTAAATCAACCATTGCAAAGTTAACAGTTGGTGTATGGAAGCCTATATCTGGTGTAGTAAGACTGGACGGTGCTGATGTGTACACCTGGAATCGAGAAAATTTTGGTAATTATGTTGGTTACTTACCTCAGGATATTGAGTTATTTAATACCAGTGTTAAAGCTAATATTGCTCGCATGAGACCAGATCCAAATCCTGAAGAAGTGATCAAAGCAGCAAAAATTGCAGGGATACATGAATTAATACTAAGTTTACCAAACGGATATGATACAACGATAGGAAGTTTTGGCGTGACACTTTCTGGTGGGCAGAAACAACTGCTTGGCCTTGCAAGGGCTTTTTATGGAAACACAAAACTTTTGGTGCTTGATGAGCCGAATGCTAACTTAGATAGCAGTGGAGAGGCATGCTTAATTAATGCAATCAATGTTGCAAGAAAGCAAAATACCACCACTATGGTTATAACTCACAAACTACCGTTATTGTCTGTGGTCGATAAAGTGGTTCTTATGTCAGATGGTGTTATTTATGCTATGGGACCAAGAGATGAGATTTTAAGCAAATTGGTTGCTCCATCATCGAGTGCTACAGAAGGTAAACGCTCTTCAGCAAGTGGCTAA
- a CDS encoding DedA family protein produces MENYFLLFTDNLVSSLILPIHHSFVFYTMLCFRSYYDPLLMLLFGVLGSSIGGIVNWHLGRITISIRKSYHKLEKQYIISKGLRNLLICAVVLLSWMPALGSTIQVLSGYFKLNLSVFTLFTILSNLFYLLYLTITI; encoded by the coding sequence ATGGAAAATTATTTCCTGTTGTTCACAGATAATCTAGTATCATCACTGATTTTACCTATACACCATAGCTTTGTGTTTTACACTATGTTATGCTTCAGATCATATTATGATCCACTACTTATGTTACTTTTTGGAGTATTAGGATCAAGCATTGGTGGAATAGTTAATTGGCACTTAGGTAGAATAACAATTTCTATCAGGAAATCATATCACAAATTAGAGAAGCAATATATAATATCAAAAGGTTTAAGAAATTTACTGATTTGTGCAGTTGTACTACTTTCATGGATGCCAGCGCTTGGAAGTACAATTCAAGTTTTATCAGGTTATTTCAAATTAAATCTCAGTGTTTTTACTTTATTCACTATCTTATCCAACCTTTTTTACTTGTTATACCTTACCATTACTATTTAA
- the cysS gene encoding cysteine--tRNA ligase: MVRLYNTLTKKKELFTPINKAHVKMYVCGPTVYDTAHIGNARSVVVYDVLFQLLKSCYGKVTYVRNITDIDDKIINAANEKNSSIESISTYYTQAFHEDMKSINCAEPTHEPKATENIDRIIELIQYLLQSGHAYKSNRHVYFSVESYPEYGALSGKKIDELDHGSRVGIGENKKHPGDFVLWKPANDIDYKLSSYWNSPWGEGRPGWHIECSAMSYAYLGQDFDIHGGGIDLQFPHHENEIAQSKSAFVGSTFAKYWVHNGFLTVNKEKMSKSLFNIVKVRDLLTNGIKGEVIRYALLKTHYRKPLDWTENVISESQETLNKFYRLLRGVSIEKSDAEVSKDFIEALKNDLNIPEALAVLHEMATKINKTNNENEKLKLTESFVKSARFIGLLELSYEEWFTTGVNHQEIKRLIDLRRAAKQNKDYDTADKIREQLKQMGVSISDNEDGTTTW, translated from the coding sequence ATGGTTAGGCTCTACAACACTCTAACAAAAAAAAAAGAGCTCTTTACGCCTATCAACAAAGCTCATGTAAAAATGTATGTTTGTGGGCCAACGGTATACGATACGGCACACATAGGTAATGCACGCTCTGTTGTTGTTTATGATGTGTTATTTCAACTACTAAAATCTTGTTACGGCAAAGTTACTTATGTGCGCAATATAACTGATATTGACGATAAAATAATCAATGCAGCAAATGAGAAAAATAGCAGCATAGAAAGCATCAGCACATATTACACTCAGGCTTTCCATGAAGATATGAAAAGTATAAATTGTGCAGAACCAACACATGAACCAAAGGCAACGGAAAATATAGACCGCATTATTGAATTAATCCAATATTTGTTGCAATCTGGTCATGCCTATAAATCCAACAGGCATGTATATTTTAGCGTAGAATCTTACCCTGAATATGGTGCTTTATCAGGGAAAAAAATTGATGAACTGGACCATGGTAGTAGAGTTGGAATTGGTGAAAATAAAAAGCATCCTGGAGATTTTGTGTTATGGAAGCCTGCAAACGATATTGACTATAAACTTTCAAGTTACTGGAATAGCCCATGGGGAGAAGGAAGACCAGGATGGCATATAGAATGCTCAGCAATGTCCTACGCTTATCTTGGTCAAGATTTTGACATTCATGGTGGCGGTATAGATTTACAATTTCCTCATCATGAAAATGAAATTGCGCAAAGCAAATCTGCATTTGTAGGATCAACGTTTGCGAAATATTGGGTACATAATGGTTTTCTTACGGTCAATAAAGAGAAAATGAGCAAGTCCCTATTTAATATAGTCAAGGTAAGGGATCTACTTACAAACGGGATAAAGGGGGAAGTAATACGTTACGCACTACTTAAAACTCACTATAGAAAACCTCTTGACTGGACAGAAAATGTTATTTCTGAGTCGCAAGAAACTCTAAACAAGTTTTATCGGTTATTACGTGGTGTTAGTATTGAGAAAAGCGATGCGGAAGTTTCTAAAGATTTCATAGAGGCTTTGAAAAATGACTTAAACATCCCTGAAGCTTTAGCTGTATTGCATGAAATGGCCACAAAAATCAACAAAACGAATAATGAAAATGAAAAACTTAAATTAACTGAAAGTTTTGTAAAGAGTGCAAGATTTATTGGTCTTCTTGAGTTAAGCTATGAAGAGTGGTTTACTACTGGCGTGAATCATCAAGAAATAAAAAGATTAATAGATTTAAGAAGAGCAGCAAAACAAAACAAAGATTATGACACTGCAGATAAAATAAGAGAACAACTAAAACAAATGGGAGTCTCAATTTCTGATAATGAAGATGGTACAACAACCTGGTAA
- a CDS encoding helix-turn-helix domain-containing protein: MSNSNDSDDKRHTDSISYKESSMNDSSDNDDKKYIDPIYYEIGQRIKKARLMRGFTQEDLAKKIGVPKQQKQGHEQMHTDSINYKIGQKIKYWRLERRYTLEDLAKKIGVPKQQILRYEQGVDDIYPHELCAITKKLSIDVKDLLPKGEHSCLDKDRTKALQNLVRRYKEIKNHRLQDASYLLARSIRVDAESTIKATKVELAKSLSKAEVSVDIISQATGLSTNEYNNTKGEIRTDSVDCTIGQRIKYWREKRGYTQADLASKVGVSQQQIQRYEKGDNVPDKILCALAEELTVRVIALQPEPRKSENKDSEAGILSLMGECNEINDQEFLDTLDLSVCFLCEGMRAGKKKVIKRVKVEVARNLLRLGISIDVICQITGLSTDEIA; encoded by the coding sequence ATGAGCAACTCCAATGATAGTGATGACAAAAGGCATACTGATTCTATAAGTTATAAGGAAAGTAGTATGAACGACTCCAGTGATAATGATGACAAAAAGTATATCGACCCTATATATTATGAAATAGGACAAAGAATAAAAAAGGCAAGGTTGATGCGAGGATTTACTCAGGAGGATTTAGCAAAAAAAATTGGAGTGCCAAAACAGCAAAAACAAGGACACGAGCAAATGCACACTGACTCTATAAATTACAAAATAGGGCAAAAGATAAAGTACTGGAGGTTAGAGCGAAGGTATACTCTGGAGGATTTAGCAAAAAAAATTGGAGTGCCAAAACAGCAAATACTAAGATACGAACAAGGGGTAGATGACATTTATCCACACGAACTCTGTGCCATAACAAAAAAATTATCAATTGATGTTAAAGATCTACTTCCTAAAGGCGAACATAGTTGTTTGGATAAAGATAGGACAAAAGCGTTGCAAAATCTTGTAAGAAGGTATAAAGAAATTAAAAATCATAGGTTACAAGATGCATCTTATTTACTGGCCAGGTCTATCCGGGTTGACGCAGAAAGTACTATAAAAGCAACCAAAGTAGAATTGGCAAAGAGTCTATCTAAAGCAGAAGTTTCTGTTGATATTATCTCTCAAGCAACAGGCTTATCTACTAACGAATATAATAATACAAAAGGAGAAATTCGTACTGATTCTGTAGATTGCACAATAGGACAAAGGATAAAATACTGGAGGGAAAAGCGAGGATATACTCAGGCAGATTTAGCAAGTAAGGTCGGGGTATCACAACAGCAGATACAAAGGTATGAAAAAGGGGACAATGTTCCAGACAAAATATTATGTGCTTTAGCGGAGGAGTTAACAGTTCGTGTTATAGCTCTGCAGCCTGAACCAAGAAAAAGTGAAAACAAGGATAGTGAGGCAGGAATATTAAGTTTGATGGGAGAATGTAACGAGATTAATGATCAAGAATTCTTGGATACATTGGATTTGTCAGTATGTTTTTTATGTGAAGGCATGCGGGCTGGCAAAAAGAAGGTTATAAAAAGAGTTAAAGTTGAAGTTGCACGGAATCTACTCAGGTTAGGTATTTCTATCGATGTTATCTGCCAAATAACCGGTTTATCAACTGATGAAATTGCATGA
- a CDS encoding exopolysaccharide biosynthesis protein: protein MNTKKSENLTEDKKLASDILKEVADTNNADSDKVTLFDIKTALQERGFGILIIIFSLPLSVPIPVPPGYTTILSIPLILFSLQLLFGFHSPWMPNWLERKSFQRSTLALVVEKTSPALKRIEKFMKPRISFIFYGPGEKILAFMMLLCAVIIALPLPFTHFLPAIGATFISLGIMGKDGFLSILGVLISLCALLLTFVVIIKGPQLITGAFSFLKNLHLFTTS, encoded by the coding sequence ATGAATACAAAAAAAAGCGAGAATTTGACTGAAGATAAAAAATTGGCCTCCGATATTTTAAAAGAGGTTGCAGATACTAACAACGCTGATAGTGATAAAGTGACGCTATTTGATATTAAAACAGCTCTACAAGAGCGCGGTTTTGGTATCTTAATAATCATTTTCTCCTTGCCATTGTCGGTACCCATACCAGTTCCACCTGGTTATACAACCATACTTTCTATACCTTTAATTTTATTTTCACTGCAGCTTTTATTTGGTTTCCACTCTCCTTGGATGCCCAATTGGCTAGAAAGAAAATCTTTTCAACGCTCAACACTAGCTCTCGTGGTAGAAAAAACTTCACCCGCATTAAAAAGAATAGAGAAGTTCATGAAACCAAGAATATCTTTCATTTTCTATGGACCTGGTGAGAAAATTTTGGCTTTTATGATGTTGCTTTGTGCAGTGATAATAGCTCTTCCGCTACCTTTTACTCACTTCCTTCCTGCAATCGGCGCAACCTTCATTTCGCTTGGTATTATGGGTAAAGACGGATTTCTTTCCATATTGGGGGTCTTAATCTCATTGTGCGCATTATTGCTTACTTTTGTTGTAATAATCAAAGGGCCGCAGCTTATAACAGGAGCATTCTCTTTCCTAAAAAATTTGCACCTGTTTACAACATCTTAA